In Panicum virgatum strain AP13 chromosome 5K, P.virgatum_v5, whole genome shotgun sequence, the genomic window tcatccttgtcatcttcatcatcgccagacctcttcctctttgcAGAGGACTGCACCTTCACAGAATCCTCACCATCATCAGCAACATCTTCTTCGTCAATCTCCTCATCCTCACTGCCATCACCGTTTTCTTGCGGCTCAAAGTCGCTGGAGTGCTCTTCGTCTTCAGCCCGACCTAAAGGCTGGACCAGATACTCAGTTCCCAGTTCCTCCTGCCAAATTTCAATCAGTGTAACCACCATAGTCCAGATCTCACAAGGATGTCAAAGCAATCCGCTTCATCTTTCTAAAGATAGTCCAACCAAAATCCATAATGTCAAATAAGTTTATGGGATCAGACTGACGTGCAATTTTTCATCATATACATAAATCCATAAAAGGATATCTGAAATGAATTGTTCATCACTTCCCAAATACAGCAGCACAGAAGTAAATAACAATACAAGCATGCCACATCAAATTTCTCATTTCTCAAGGAAGAAACAACCAGAAAATAAGTTTATTTGACATCAAAATCCTTAATGTCAGTAAGTTTATGGGATCAGACTGACGTGCAATTTTTCATCAGATACTTATCCATAAAAGGATATCTGAAATGAATTATTCATCACTTTCCCAAATGCAGCAGCATAGAAGTAAATAATACAAACATGCCCACATCAAATTTCTCAAGGAAGAAACAACCAGAAAAACTCAAGAAACCTgactagattcaacaaaaggtgAATACAAATGTTGATTAGGCTCAGATCTACAGAGTATGGGATCAGACTGACGTGCAAGGTATAATCAAAAGGTAGATAGCATTTGTCTACCCTCAGAAACATCAATATGTTCTCCTCATTTCCCCTCAAGAGCATGGAGGATAAGATGCCCTCACTCTCTAAGCACATGTTCTAAAGCACTGGATAGcaataactttttttttcatttgaccaGGAATTAGGCCACTTGAAATAAAGCTCTACTTTTGAAAAGAGGAAAAAACAGATAAAGTGCTTTTGATCACATGGTAAATCAGCTCTTGGCTCATCCTCAAAAACAGCCTCTGACAGAAATCATTAGCTTCAAAAagcacagcacagcacagcacgAGCCACGAGAAAACTGATAGTTTTCAATAGCGTAGATTCAACAAAATAACTAAAGAAATAAATGGGCTCTTAGAAAGTTATGCTAGAATAGTCAGCCCATATCACTCCATGAATAGCTGGTACAAGCATGCACCAGATCCTTTTGGACAGCTTCGGTCCACCTCAGAAACAGCGGAAAAAACCGTGTGCCCATATGAACAGCTGCCCTCGCCCGCTTCTTTGCGTCGGTgcaaaaaataaaattgaaaaaaaaaatccaagattgaaaaaaaaaaacccaaggGGATATTCTGGGGAGAAACCGGATGGGCCTCTGATGGGCTACACACCACTGACCACCAAAGAAGGCAAGACAAGTGGATAATGCAAATAAAAACTCCTGCATCCTTTCAGTGGCAACTACTTTTAGCAGACCAGTGAAAGGACAGGCAAATAAGTGTGCGGCAGTGTACAATCACCAGATCTAACGAACAACATACTAGACTCCAAAATCTTTTTTGCAGAGTTGACCAAAATACTTCATTTAGACAGATCCAGATGTCTAAGTATGACATGGAGATCCAGATgaccaaaaaaaattctaattttTGCACTAACAAGGTAGAAATCACAGGAAATAGGCGAGACTTTTTTAACCTTCACATACAAGGCTCAGACATTCGGGAAAACGTAAGAACTAAACAGATGCATATTATCCGAGAAGAAAGCGCTAGATCTGTTTTGAGGAATCAATCGCAGCACAGAattgaaaaaagaaagatgcaTACAGAAGCAACAGTACACAGATCTATCAGCATGTAACGAGATTACGCGACTAACAGACGAACAAGGTAGTAAAGATAAAGAAATTTATGAAATAAAAAATGGAATTATACCTCTTGGTCATCTTCACTatcgtcgctgtcgtcgtcgtcgtcgtcttcatcatcgtcgtcaccgcccgcctcctccccgccgtcATCGTCATCCTCGTCGGAGATCTCTATgacccccgcctcctcctccccctgcacctcctcttcctcatcatcctcctcgCCCTCTgcctcatcatcctcatcgcCGTCGTCCTCCCCACCGACCGCATCCTCCCCGTCTTCCTCCCCATCGgccgccacctccccctcctcgccaTCCACCGCCacatcctccacctcctccgccttcTTGGCCGCCACTGCCTTCTTGCCGACCATCTCCGTCGCCCGCtcgtccgcctccgcctccacctctgGCTTCATCTCACGCACACGAATTCTTGCAGCGAAATCAGATTTGTTCAATTCTCATGCAACGAATTCGTGTGCGTGGCcagcggcggctctgggcgccACAGATGGCCGGCGTTTCGGCGGCCGGGTACTTGGTACGAGGGGCGCTCGcgacagaggagagggaggggaaggaTATGGGGCGCTCACCGACGGGGGTGGAGGATTAGATTTGGCCGGAATTCGgcccggcaggc contains:
- the LOC120706823 gene encoding acidic leucine-rich nuclear phosphoprotein 32-related protein 1-like, whose amino-acid sequence is MKPEVEAEADERATEMVGKKAVAAKKAEEVEDVAVDGEEGEVAADGEEDGEDAVGGEDDGDEDDEAEGEEDDEEEEVQGEEEAGVIEISDEDDDDGGEEAGGDDDDEDDDDDDSDDSEDDQEEELGTEYLVQPLGRAEDEEHSSDFEPQENGDGSEDEEIDEEDVADDGEDSVKVQSSAKRKRSGDDEDDKDDDGDDDDDGRPPSKR